From uncultured Treponema sp.:
AGCGGCTCGTCCAGAAGCAGGATTCTCGGCTTCATAACCATTGTTCTAGCAAGAGCGACGCGCTGTTTCTGTCCGCCTGAAAGCTGATCTATTTTTTTGTTAAGATGCTCTCGCAAATCAAGAAGGTCAATCAGGGCCTCAATTTCCTCTTTCGATGAGCGGTCCGGATAATTGCGCAAACCGTAGACAATGTTCTTGTATGCTGTAAGATTCGGAAAAAGCGCATAATCCTGGAAAACAATGTTAAATCCGCGTCGTTCCATCGGTGTATTCGTGATGTCGCTTCCGTTAAAGACAATTTTTCCTGAATCAGGCTGAAGAAGTCCAAGAATTATGTTCAAAAGTGTTGTTTTTCCGCCACCAGAAGACCCCAAAATTGAAACAATCTGGGAATCACCGATTTCAAGAGAAATGTCATTCAAGACCGTAGTTCCATCAAAAGATTTTTTTATTCCACTGATTTCTAACATTTTCCGTCCTTATTTACGATTTTTGCGTTATACATTGTATGCGCCATCAACTGCCTTAAGTTCATTGTAAGTGTCAATTTCTGTAAAATCTTCAAACGAGCAGCTGCGCACAACCAGATTAAAATCCTTGTTGCAATATGTTAAAGGAACTGAATCCCAATAACGT
This genomic window contains:
- a CDS encoding ABC transporter ATP-binding protein gives rise to the protein MLEISGIKKSFDGTTVLNDISLEIGDSQIVSILGSSGGGKTTLLNIILGLLQPDSGKIVFNGSDITNTPMERRGFNIVFQDYALFPNLTAYKNIVYGLRNYPDRSSKEEIEALIDLLDLREHLNKKIDQLSGGQKQRVALARTMVMKPRILLLDEPLSALDGVIKESIKEKIVTIAKEFHLTTIIVTHDPEEALTISDKVLILNKGKIEQFAEPSEIIKNPKSQFVNDFILKQLEVKKNNIYKLFSL